In Anguilla rostrata isolate EN2019 chromosome 1, ASM1855537v3, whole genome shotgun sequence, a genomic segment contains:
- the ube2s gene encoding ubiquitin-conjugating enzyme E2 S: MNSNVENLPPQVLRLVYKEVTALAADPPEGIKIYPSEEDITELHTAIEGPEGTPFAGGIFRMRLVLGKDFPAAPPKGYFLTKIFHPNVGHKGEICVNVLKRDWRAELGLRHVLLTIKCLLIHPNPESALNEEAGRLLLEDYAEYASRARLLTEIHAMGGPGGTSGGPQEPGEGPQPKKHAGDPNKRAVVTTASSGANGNGANSGIGSGGSNSISGNVNSNVVVKKKTDKKRALRRL, from the exons ATG AACTCCAATGTGGAGAACTTGCCCCCTCAGGTTCTGCGACTAGTATACAAGGAGGTGACGGCGCTGGCTGCAGACCCCCCTGAGGGTATCAAGATCTATCCTAGCGAAGAGGACATCACAGAACTACACACTGCAATAGAGGGACCAG AGGGAACTCCATTTGCCGGAGGCATTTTCCGTATGCGCCTGGTTCTGGGGAAAGACTTCCCTGCAGCACCACCCAAGGGATACTTCCTGACCAAGATTTTCCATCCTAATGTGGGCCACAAGGGTGAAATATGTGTCAATGTGCTAAAGAGAGACTGGAGAGCTGAGCTGGGCCTCAGACATGTCTTACTT ACTATCAAGTGCCTGCTGATTCACCCCAACCCCGAGTCGGCTCTCAATGAAGAAGCTGGACGGTTACTCTTGGAAGACTATGCTGAATATGCCTCCCGTGCCCGGCTGCTCACTGAGATCCACGCTATGGGTGGACCAGGGGGCACCTCGGGAGGGCCCCAAGAACCTGGCGAGGGGCCACAACCCAAAAAACATGCTGGAGACCCCAACAAAAGGGCAGTGGTTACCACAGCTTCCTCAGGAGCCAACGGCAATGGGGCAAACAGCGGCATTGGCAGTGGCGGCAGCAATAGTATTAGTGGTAATGTCAATAGTAATGTGGtcgtgaaaaagaaaacagataaaaaaagagCCTTGAGACGACTCTAA